One part of the Candida albicans SC5314 chromosome R, complete sequence genome encodes these proteins:
- a CDS encoding uncharacterized protein (Ortholog(s) have RNA polymerase II activating transcription factor binding, TBP-class protein binding, chromatin binding, protein complex scaffold activity), which translates to MNNGSQNQSANNGQQPQQQINLQNIPPQQLAQLVTAMRTAYDQAKNSTNEAERQQHFNRAENIRRLLARYQAQKNRLQQQQQQQQQQQQQRTQQQTQQQTQQQRNLTEHQRQIQAVQAQAQALAQMNNNENFNAMSNNQVGTPMMQQQSPNMMLQSPMMQQKQTNVGTPMRQQSPLMTQQSPPEQFQAQKSNPTPQPQVQQNVQQMNQNNVIRNNAIVGTNGAAPGQINGVPIANSNITMERFNQIRQKLTEVQRRVQLLEQTKKTGNVTPEQIQQIDKEIIECKAKFQQYQKVGIYIRNQLVLQAKAQQQRQLQQRQQQQQQQQQQNNNLKSAQNQNQNQNQNQNQNQNQNQNQIQGVQSAGQTPQQQSFSPQLQAAQQQQFMGNSQQQQQQQQQQLRNANKSALQGQAPSQAPTPLPVRPTPQSQPTAQAGVASQAATSGFRASQPTPSQTSRTGSALQQRAPSRQASSTPQSQFQPPLPSESRHPSATTSEKPLPQQPGSGTAKSPSVAATPAQNNGTVTARSASPVATTTDSATTGRSGTPQQQSRSRSGSSLNLAGITRQSVPSLPISSSINVKQPTITTFNSINDTRPSLTGGAANPMSILLDTPAITKLPTFDIEGDTGVIDSSTSGRVLNKRKLGDLINTIGVDEGDGKTSIDGNVEEFLLDLADEFIHSVTSFACRLAKHRKVDSIEARDVQLHLDKNWNIKIPGYAMDEIRNTRKIQPSNSYSQKVQGVEVSKAVNDDNA; encoded by the coding sequence ATGAATAATGGATCTCAGAATCAAAGTGCCAATAATGGCCAACAACCTCAACAGcaaatcaatttacaaaatataCCACCACAGCAATTGGCCCAATTGGTGACTGCAATGAGAACCGCTTATGATCAGGCCAAGAATTCTACCAATGAGGCCGAAAGACAGCAGCATTTTAATCGTGCTGAAAATATCAGAAGATTATTAGCAAGATATCAAGCTCAAAAAAACAGGttgcaacagcaacaacaacaacagcagcagcagcagcagcaacgCACTCAACAACAGACTCAACAGCAGACTCAACAGCAAAGAAATTTAACAGAACATCAACGACAAATTCAAGCTGTTCAAGCACAAGCACAGGCACTAGCACAAATGAATAACAATGAGAATTTCAATGCTATGAGCAATAACCAAGTTGGTACGCCTATGATGCAGCAACAGTCTCCCAATATGATGCTTCAATCCCCAATGATGCAACAAAAACAGACTAATGTTGGTACACCTATGCGACAACAATCACCTTTGATGACACAACAGTCACCGCCAGAGCAATTTCAAGctcaaaaatcaaatccaacTCCACAACCACAAGTGCAACAAAATGTCCaacaaatgaatcaaaataatgTGATCAGAAACAATGCCATAGTAGGTACAAATGGTGCAGCACCTGGACAAATAAACGGTGTGCCTATTGCTAATAGTAATATAACAATGGAAAGgttcaatcaaattagaCAAAAACTCACTGAAGTTCAAAGGAGGGTTCAGTTGTTGgaacaaacaaagaaaacagGAAATGTTACTCCAGAGCAAATTCAACAGattgataaagaaataattgaatgCAAGGCAAAGTTCCAACAGTATCAAAAAGTAGGGATTTATATTAGAAATCAGTTGGTTCTTCAAGCTAAAGCACAACAACAGAGACAATTGCAACAGCgacagcaacaacagcaacagcaacagcaacagaATAACAATCTAAAATCAGCTCAGAACCAGAACCAgaatcaaaaccaaaaccaaaaccaaaaccaaaaccaaaaccaaaaccaaatacAAGGAGTGCAATCTGCTGGACAAACACCTCAGCAACAGAGCTTTTCGCCACAGTTGCAGGCTgcacaacaacaacaatttatgGGCAAcctgcaacaacaacagcagcagcaacaacaacaacttaGAAATGCGAATAAAAGTGCACTTCAAGGTCAAGCTCCTTCACAGGCGCCAACTCCTTTACCTGTTCGGCCAACACCTCAGAGTCAACCTACAGCACAAGCGGGTGTTGCTTCACAGGCAGCTACATCAGGATTTCGAGCTTCTCAACCCACACCATCGCAAACTTCGAGAACTGGATCAGCTCTACAACAAAGGGCACCAAGTCGACAGGCATCTTCTACACCGCAATCTCAATTCCAACCACCATTACCACTGGAGAGTCGACATCCTTCTGCAACTACATCAGAAAAGCCACTTCCCCAACAACCTGGAAGCGGAACAGCGAAGAGTCCTAGTGTTGCTGCTACTCCTGCTCAGAATAATGGCACTGTAACTGCCCGGTCTGCATCACCTGTTGCAACTACTACAGATAGTGCTACAACTGGACGCTCAGGAACTccccaacaacaatcaaggTCACGATCTGGATCATCGTTGAATTTGGCTGGCATTACACGTCAGTCTGTCCCATCATTGCCAATTTCGAGTTCTATTAATGTAAAACAGCCCACAATCACCACATTTAATAGTATCAATGATACGAGACCCAGTTTGACGGGAGGAGCTGCCAATCCTATGAGTATTTTATTAGATACACCAGCGATCACAAAATTGCCTACTTTTGATATCGAAGGAGACACTGGTGTCATTGATTCTAGTACCAGTGGACGAGTTTTAAATAAACGAAAATTAGGtgatttgataaatacAATAGGTGTTGATGAAGGGGATGGTAAGACCAGTATTGATGGGAATGTGGAGGAATTTTTGTTGGATTTGGCTGatgaatttattcattCAGTGACAAGTTTTGCTTGTCGGTTAGCAAAACATAGAAAGGTGGATAGTATAGAGGCAAGAGATGTTCAACTACATTTGGATAAGAATTGGAATATCAAGA
- the TPO4 gene encoding Tpo4p (Putative sperimidine transporter; fungal-specific (no human or murine homolog); Spider biofilm induced; promoter bound by Tec1 and Ndt80; Bcr1-repressed in RPMI a/a biofilms) has translation MGFFGTSKEEESQLRQAVLTTSETRQSYSSNTESSVYETADEMDSQVSPNIDITDHEKDNQGINTDETNNNHHTAATNVSPQGDDDSTVQGHEYSANPISDSNDDSDSSVPKNFSGIDGDNEEEEEEENRLNREYTIERIKSHKSLEAAAEEQIKEEESFIHPHSSSSTTFDKEKIYTVDELSYDGPDDKDNPHNWPKWKKWMITYTAAILCLVCSLGSSMYTGSVPEIMKRFGASQELCLAGLTFYLLGLAFGPALSGPLSEVFGRKPLYMFSLPIAMLFTMGVGLAKNIETILVLRFFCGFFSSPALAVASGTISDCWAINPAEQSFAVALFCLCPFLGPVLGPIIGGFAGEYKGWQWASAWVLLMFFGAVWPFTIILPETYKPIILARKAQKRGMKVEVPKLNIAFVKKVIKFNLFMPLKLLIEEPIVLVLSVYISFVFAVLFGFFEAFPVIFRGVHHMDLGISGLPFISVGIGLFLGVVTYVILDKTIFFPKNPDGSRGKRDADGNFIWGVPEKKLLNGKIGAPFLPIALFWLGWSGRSESIHWMAPTASGVFFGYGLILVFFSVVSYFSMSFPPIYVASAIAANNLLRYTLASVFPLFTVQCFENLGIGWAGSLFAFIALAMVPVPYVFGYFGPHLRARSKFGYAAYFKKLEEQKELQAAADAKKKNTNRTQEQSVNSSAVELEMSSESEKAVAEKV, from the coding sequence ATGGGTTTTTTTGGGACTTCAAAAGAGGAAGAATCTCAACTTAGACAAGCGGTTTTAACAACATCCGAAACAAGACAGTCATATTCGTCCAACACAGAGTCATCTGTTTACGAAACTGCTGATGAAATGGATAGTCAGGTGTCACCAAACATCGACATTACTGACCACGAAAAAGACAATCAAGGTATAAATACTGATGAAACCAACAATAATCATCATACCGCTGCTACCAATGTCAGTCCCCAAGGAGATGACGATAGTACCGTTCAGGGACACGAATATAGTGCGAATCCAATAAGTGATTCAAACGACGATTCGGATAGCTCCGTTCCTAAGAATTTTTCTGGTATTGATGGCGAcaacgaagaagaagaagaggaagaaaaCAGATTAAACAGAGAATATACAATTGAGAGAATTAAATCTCATAAATCGCTTGAGGCTGCTGCTGAAGAGCAgattaaagaagaagaatcatTTATTCATCCTCATTCTTCAAGTAGCACCACGTTTgacaaagaaaagatttATACCGTCGACGAATTACTGTATGATGGACCAGATGATAAAGACAATCCACATAATTGGccaaaatggaaaaaatgGATGATTACTTACACTGCAGCTATATTATGTCTTGTGTGTTCTTTGGGTTCTTCGATGTACACTGGTAGTGTCCCGGAAATAATGAAGCGATTTGGTGCCTCACAAGAATTGTGTCTTGCTGGGCTTACATTTTATTTACTTGGTTTAGCATTTGGTCCAGCTTTATCGGGCCCCTTATCCGAAGTGTTTGGTCGTAAACCATTGTACATGTTCTCCTTACCAATAGCCATGTTGTTTACCATGGGTGTCGGATTGGCAAAAAACATTGAGACTATATTAGTGTTGCGTTTCTTTTGTGGGTTTTTTTCGAGTCCAGCTTTGGCTGTCGCCAGTGGTACAATTTCCGATTGTTGGGCCATTAACCCTGCGGAACAATCTTTTGCAGTTGCCTTATTCTGTTTATGTCCCTTTTTGGGTCCAGTGTTAGGGCCAATTATTGGTGGGTTTGCTGGTGAATATAAAGGTTGGCAATGGGCTTCTGCTTGGGTGTTATTGATGTTTTTCGGTGCAGTGTGGCCATTTACTATCATTCTTCCTGAAACTTACAAACCTATCATTTTAGCAAGAAAGGCGCAAAAAAGAGGCATGAAAGTGGAAGtaccaaaattgaatattgcttttgttaaaaaagttatcaaattcaatttatttatgcCTTTGAAGTTGCTCATTGAAGAGCCAATTGTGCTAGTGTTATCGGTGTACATCTCTTTTGTGTTTGCAGTGTTGTTTGGATTCTTTGAGGCTTTCCCAGTCATTTTTAGAGGTGTTCATCATATGGACCTTGGTATTTCTGGGTTGCCTTTCATTTCAGTTGGAATCGGTTTGTTCCTTGGTGTAGTGACGTATGTCATTTTAGATAAGACTATCTTCTTCCCAAAGAATCCAGATGGATCTCGTGGTAAACGTGATGCAGATGGTAACTTTATCTGGGGTGTGCCAGagaaaaagttgttgaacGGTAAAATTGGAGCACCGTTTTTGCCAATTGCATTGTTTTGGTTGGGATGGAGTGGAAGAAGCGAATCGATTCATTGGATGGCACCAACAGCTAGTGGCGTGTTTTTTGGTTATGGATTAATCTTGGTGTTTTTTTCAGTCGTGCTGTACTTTTCCATGTCATTCCCTCCAATTTACGTTGCTTCTGCTATTGCAgccaataatttattaagaTACACATTGGCATCTGTTTTTCCTCTTTTCACAGTACAATGTTTTGAGAATTTGGGTATAGGCTGGGCAGGATCTCTTTTTGCATTCATTGCTTTGGCCATGGTTCCCGTTCCATATGTGTTTGGATACTTTGGTCCGCATCTTAGAGCAAGAAGTAAGTTTGGTTATGCTGCttatttcaagaaattggaaGAACAAAAGGAATTGCAAGCTGCTGCTGAtgccaaaaagaaaaacacaAATAGAACACAAGAACAATCTGTTAATAGTTCCGCTGTCGAACTTGAAATGTCATCAGAATCCGAGAAAGCTGTTGCTGAAAAAGTGTGA
- a CDS encoding uncharacterized protein (Ortholog(s) have role in mRNA export from nucleus, nuclear envelope organization, protein export from nucleus and endoplasmic reticulum, nuclear envelope localization): MPSHVTNVYNDIDDGMLLSSLSLNERSNDRRGLEIEEVYDSSFDDPMDIDDTGELSNHMDIDDTTFEIDHVASDNYANKREDDNDTNNEEERREDGLFSLLSPTLMGAKLAIKKPLLLMPPPTVSEQSDSKTESASSVDYEYDTSSFKPMKSNGLITRKTNSSTFQPSNIDSFLFHSDGISSGQSLGGYQDLHSNYQQPVTIHNHHHHYYYYNKDESVPSPPSNNNLQSLEHEQRNLQMQQYKQQLEEHQLYLQEYKRNNQILLPSPWQHNISPIERVPYLLMSYLQMLINFIASLYGVYLVYCLFRTINTDIKTKIEEQQTNLIISIESCRRSYYHNGCDDKDNLVPLLVSKCQKFEKCMKQDPYKLSNVSIMSAEIIGMIINSLIEPLSLKFYLFMLAFILIIFACNFTFGYIRAKAYYGGSMKYSLDKLD; the protein is encoded by the coding sequence ATGCCTAGTCATGTTACCAATGTATATAAcgatattgatgatggaATGCTTCTACTGTCTTTGTCATTAAATGAGAGATCAAATGATAGAAGAGGTTTGGAAATTGAAGAGGTATACGACTCCAGTTTTGATGATCCTATGGATATTGATGATACAGGTGAGTTGTCGAATCACATGGATATAGATGATACAACTTTTGAGATAGATCACGTCGCAAGTGATAACTACGCAAATAAAAGAGAAGACGACAATGATACTAATAACGAAGAAGAACGTCGGGAAGATGGGTTGTTTTCTTTACTATCTCCTACGTTGATGGGGGCAAAACTTGCAATCAAAAAGCCATTACTATTAATGCCTCCGCCCACTGTTTCGGAACAATCTGATTCAAAAACTGAAAGTGCATCTTCTGTTGATTATGAATATGACACTAGTTCATTCAAACCCATGAAAAGCAATGGATTGATTACACGAAAAACCAATAGCAGTACATTTCAGCCAAGCAATATAGACTCGTTTTTATTCCACAGTGATGGAATTTCACTGGGTCAGCTGTTAGGTGGTTATCAAGATTTACATAGCAATTATCAACAGCCAGTGACTATCCAtaatcatcaccatcactattactattacaATAAAGATGAATCAGTACCGTCGCCACCTTCTAACAACAATTTACAATCACTTGAACACGAGCAAAGAAATTTGCAGATGCAACaatacaaacaacaattagaGGAGCATCAGTTATATTTACAAGAGTATAAACGTAACAATCAAATACTTTTACCTTCTCCTTGGCAGCATAATATATCTCCAATAGAAAGAGTCCCCTATCTATTGATGTCCTACTTACAaatgttgataaatttcaTTGCTTCGTTATATGGTGTATATcttgtttattgtttatttcgAACGATAAATACAGAcatcaaaaccaaaatagAGGAACAACAAACGAATTTGATTATCAGCATTGAGTCCTGTCGTCGATCGTACTATCATAATGGCTGTGACGACAAGGATAACTTGGTCCCATTATTGGTATCCAAATGTCAAAAATTTGAGAAATGTATGAAACAGGACCCTTACAAATTAAGTAACGTTTCCATTATGAGTGCTGAGATTATTGGAATGATCATCAACTCATTAATTGAACCTTTAAGTTTAAAATTTTACTTGTTTATGTTAGCatttatattaattatatttgCATGCAATTTTACGTTTGGATATATTCGAGCCAAGGCATATTATGGTGGTAGTATGAAGTATAGTCTTGACAAACTCGATTAG
- a CDS encoding uncharacterized protein (Putative rRNA processing protein; rat catheter biofilm induced), protein MASKRKRKEKQKDFAKAKLKVGKTAQKPDNYTDTSFKSKTISLPNQSIASSSNYGASSGASRSSLSTGPSLAVLTHQLSLTKHHSSNTRKEVLNYLQTHLPENPSYYKNIMTSILPLILDEDKEVRKALMSLLSAIFAKQPGLIDLHLRSTILFILSAMSHIIPNIRTTSTHFLRIIVENSHGNLINSYFVKIMRNWFVLMGWSLNEQDSKQLSMAVTTLSITAMNANSKQARIGHLQNLNKFLSKTLQHDQDKDKNKDMKLNITIHPQSYKYLLTDTVQPYQPLKLFVKEFKSEGSGSNGSGISMLDLNTISTEDLDTRKKIMNDVFKPLMIKNLNTFVKEGGEIGREANNCISIVTQACTSSSE, encoded by the coding sequence aTGGCatctaaaagaaaaagaaaggaaaaacaaaaagattttgCTAAAGCAAAATTAAAGGTTGGTAAAACTGCTCAAAAACCAGATAATTACACTGATACCtcattcaaatcaaaaactaTCTCTTTACCCAATCAATCTATTGCGTCGAGTTCTAACTATGGTGCTAGCTCAGGTGCTTCAagatcatcattatcaacagGTCCCTCCTTGGCTGTGTTGACTCATCAGTTATCATTAACCAAACATCATTCTTCCAATACAAGAAAAGAAGTCTTAAACTATTTACAAACTCATTTACCCGAGAACCCTTCATATTACAAGAATATAATGACAAGTATCTTACCGCTAATCTTAGATGAGGACAAGGAAGTACGAAAAGCTTTAATGAGTCTACTTTCGGCAATTTTTGCAAAACAACCtggattaattgatttgcaTTTACGATCGACTATACTATTTATTTTGTCGGCCATGAGTCACATTATACCCAATATTCGAACCACCAGTACTCATTTCTTAAGAATTATTGTTGAGAATAGTCATggaaatttgataaattccTATTTTGTCAAAATAATGAGAAACTGGTTTGTTTTAATGGGTTGGAGTTTAAATGAACAAGATTCAAAACAGTTAAGTATGGCTGTGACAACTCTTAGTATTACAGCTATGAATGCTAATTCCAAACAAGCAAGAATTGGCCATTTGCagaatttgaataaatttttacTGAAAACTTTACAGCATGACCAAGATAAAGATAAGAATAAAGATATGAAACTAAATATCACTATTCATCCCCAAAGttacaaatatttattaacaGATACAGTGCAGCCATATCAAcctttgaaattatttgtCAAGGAATTTAAGAGTGAAGGTAGTGGGTCTAATGGATCGGGGATTTCAATGTTGGATTTGAATACTATATCCACTGAAGATTTAGATACAAGGAAAAAAATCATGAACGATGTCTTTAAACCATTAatgattaaaaatttaaacaCATTTGTTAAAGAAGGTGGTGAGATTGGTAGAGAAGCCAACAATTGTATAAGTATTGTTACTCAAGCATGTACATCAAGTAGTGAATAA
- a CDS encoding uncharacterized protein (Ortholog(s) have role in mitochondrial translation and mitochondrion localization), whose amino-acid sequence MFRSVIAQQRFVLPRLAIHPRISRSILFCPSNSFHSSSQCLAKRKNKKSSNKNDEELDSSEKADENAEVTIDFQKVTSNFDNVLSKFNKAATDIKLGKLNPKIFDNLEVNIGNHGHEELVPFTSVAQTSVKGRNFIINLFDAGYGKHVINSIIGSGLNMSGTIDPTNKFQIKVPIPNITTETKQENIKQLKEIFENLKNNHKSNSLNYVRSEARNKFQSSLKHNKISDSQHQLLKKLETLHKTYVDKLTDAFKQAEKSILK is encoded by the coding sequence ATGTTTAGATCTGTGATAGCCCAACAACGATTTGTTCTTCCAAGATTGGCCATTCACCCAAGAATACTGCgctcaattcttttttgccCATCAAACTCTTTCCATTCCTCATCACAATGCTTGGccaaaagaaagaataaGAAAAGTAGCAATAAAAACGACGAAGAATTAGATTCTTCAGAAAAAGCTGATGAAAATGCCGAAGTTACTATTGATTTTCAGAAAGTTAcatcaaattttgataatgtttTGTCTAAATTCAATAAGGCAGCTACAGATATCAAGTTGGGTAAGCTCAATCCTAAGATTTTTGACAATTTGGAAGTTAACATTGGCAACCATGGACATGAAGAATTGGTCCCATTTACATCTGTTGCACAAACTTCTGTAAAAGGAAGAAACTTTATTATCAACTTGTTTGATGCTGGTTACGGTAAACATGTCATCAACTCCATTATAGGATCAGGATTGAATATGAGCGGTACTATTGACCCTactaataaatttcaaattaaagTACCTATTCCAAATATAACTACAGAGactaaacaagaaaatatcaaacaattgaaagaaattttcGAAAATCTTAAGAATAAtcataaatcaaattctttaaattACGTTAGAAGTGAAGCTagaaacaaatttcaatcatCATTAAAACATAATAAAATTAGTGATAGTCAACACCAacttttgaagaaattagagACTTTACACAAAACTTATGTAGATAAGTTAACTGATGCATTCAAGCAAGCTGAAAAAAGTATTCTTAAATAG
- a CDS encoding uncharacterized protein (Protein required for fusion of cvt-vesicles and autophagosomes with the vacuole; plays a role in autophagy, protein targeting to vacuole and vesicle docking; flow model biofilm induced) → MSFPKTLNVPDKSSLLVPQTTKASATGPTTAVSYETASSEIRSIRESPYLPSSPVDSQQFDGRSIISTSGMSEYIADLNDLPSIRHDINPTSIKTGGTGSRSFKFSNCFQTLDSELSNMDFFTKYISISKGDDKAQFNNKLKHFFIFSSAGKPIYSMNGSDDIVIGYMGILTTIVSSFQENFNQELQVLELGQGLKIVAVNKSPIILISISKLSFETVESVHLQLDTLYCYLIGILSKSVIDKHFNNRLNYDLRRILSPLDFENLDELCLNLTYGIPNTSDRTQDSTFGLYTSQVLLPLSRESVKIRHTLRSKLNSIVNTNNEDVLFTILLSGNGKILNYLHPKQHNLPNKDLNMLLFIIHSLLKNQSQQDEDLWLPLCMPTFNDHGFLYVFVRQWQDLVLMLISGSKNSFDALKLSANEICTKLNNKQELAVKLINELSIPLSIEVPFVFKHFIYKDIRLNQFVMSELPTHEFSSFQFLKCYNELKVSQAKIIKHDNNLNYKKLTYLQDRDITGFMLMDKYYEFYCIIERSSEQETITSKKLIQISSQIIRWCKKNHARLFVTI, encoded by the coding sequence ATGTCATTTCCAAAAACGTTAAATGTTCCCGACAAGTCTTCTTTGTTAGTGCCTCAAACCACGAAGGCTTCTGCGACTGGACCAACAACTGCGGTTTCATACGAAACTGCCAGTCTGGAAATACGATCTATTAGAGAATCACCATATCTTCCTTCCTCACCAGTTGACTCACAACAATTTGATGGGCGTAGCATAATATCCACATCTGGGATGTCAGAATACATTGCAGATTTAAATGATCTACCAAGTATTCGACATGATATCAACCCCACTTCCATCAAGACGGGTGGTACTGGCTCAAGATCCTTTAAATTTCtgaattgttttcaaaCATTAGACAGTGAACTATCCAACATGGatttttttacaaaataCATAAGCATTCTGAAAGGTGACGATAAGGCTCAATttaacaacaaattgaaacatttttttatcttctCCAGTGCTGGCAAACCGATATATTCGATGAACGGATCTGATGATATTGTGATAGGATATATGGGGATTCTCACCACAATAGTTTCTAGTTTccaagaaaattttaatcaagaattacaaGTGCTTGAACTTGGCCAAGGTTTAAAAATCGTGGCGGTCAATAAAAGTCCCATAATTTTAATCTCAATATCGAAACTTCTGTTTGAAACTGTGGAAAGTGTGCATTTGCAATTAGATACTTTGTATTGTTATTTGATTGGGATACTATCGAAATCTGTAATTGATAAGCACTTTAATAATCGATTAAACTACGATCTTAGAAGAATACTAAGTCCTTTGGATTTCGAAAACTTGGATGAATTATGTCTTAATTTAACTTATGGAATACCAAACACCAGCGATAGAACTCAAGATTCCACTTTTGGATTATACACAAGTCAAGTATTATTACCATTGTCAAGAGAAAGTGTTAAGATCAGACATACATTAAGGTCCAAACTAAATAGTATTGTCAACACTAACAATGAGGATGTGCTATTTACAATATTGCTTTCTGGTAATGggaaaatattaaattatttgcaTCCTAAACAACATAACTTGCCAAACAAAGATCTAAACATGTTATTATTCATAATACATTCGTTGTTAAAGAATCAAAGCCAACAAGATGAAGATTTGTGGTTACCCTTGTGCATGCCGACCTTTAATGATCATGGGTTTCTTTATGTGTTTGTTCGGCAGTGGCAGGATTTGGttttgatgttgataaGCGGCAGCAAAAACTCTTTTGATGCGTTAAAATTGTCAGCCAATGAAATCTGCactaaattgaataacaaGCAAGAGTTAGCCGTTAAGTtgattaatgaattgaGCATACCATTAAGCATTGAGGTGCCATTTGTGTTTAAGCACTTTATTTATAAGGACATTAGATTAAATCAGTTTGTGATGAGTGAATTACCTACGCACGAGTTTTccagttttcaatttttgaagtGCTATAATGAGTTGAAGGTCAGTCAAgcaaaaattattaaacatGATAACAATTTGAACTACAAAAAGTTGACATATTTGCAGGATAGGGATATAACTGGCTTCATGCTTATGGACAAATACTATGAGTTCTACTGCATCATTGAACGTTCAAGTGAACAGGAAACAATCACATCTAAGAAATTAATACAGATAAGTTCTCAAATTATAAGGTGGTGTAAAAAGAACCATGCCCGGCTTTTTGTTACTATATAA
- the SEC22 gene encoding SNAP receptor (Ortholog(s) have SNAP receptor activity and role in ER to Golgi vesicle-mediated transport, retrograde vesicle-mediated transport, Golgi to ER, vesicle fusion with Golgi apparatus) encodes MVESTLIYRYDALPLCGSVDDENNPNLTDQKKKCKILISRITPNSETKASIESGDLYTIHYLIDNSIIYICICNKSYPKKLAFSYLSEISHEFFNSHGNEALSNKARPYGFNSFDNFLQKTKKIYQDQRAQSNLDKLNNDLIDVKKVMTKNIEDLLYRGDSLDKMSDLSSSLKQDSLKYKRRAQRINFEAMLRQYIPIVGAGLIFVFMVYYVLFRR; translated from the exons ATGGTCGAATCTACATTGATTTATAGATATGATG CCCTTCCATTATGTGGATCAGTGGACGATGAaaataatccaaatttAACAGatcaaaagaagaaatgcaaaatattgatttctaGGATTACCCCGAATTCAGAAACAAAAGCTAGTATAGAATCTGGTGATTTGTACacaattcattatttaattgacAATTCCATTATTTATATCTGTATATGTAACAAAAGTTACCCCAAAAAATTGGCATTTTCGTATTTGCTGGAAATTTCTCATGAGTTTTTCAACAGTCATGGTAACGAAGCTTTAAGTAATAAAGCCAGACCTTATGGGTTCAACTcctttgataattttttacaaaaaacaaagaaaatttatcaagatCAACGTGCTCAATCTAATTTGgacaaattgaataatgatttaattgatgttAAAAAGGTCATGACAAAGAATATCGAAGATCTATTATATAGGGGCGATTCTTTGGATAAAATGAGTGATTTATCAAGTTCGTTGAAGCAAGATTCCTTGAAATATAAACGAAGAGCCCaaagaataaattttgAAGCAATGTTGAGACAGTATATTCCAATCGTTGGTGctggtttgatttttgtttttatgGTTTACTACGTACTTTTTAGAAGATAA